The following DNA comes from Phytohabitans rumicis.
CGTCCTGGCTAGGGGGTGTCTGGTGGATCTTGTGGGTGCGAGGCGAGGTCCAGGCGGCGTCCGGTGGTGCCGGGCGGAAGGTCGCATACCGGTGTTGTATGCGGCCTTTCGATCGGTGCCGCCGGTCGTCGTCTGGGCCCGCCGCAGCCCCACAAAGATCCGCCAGACACCCCCTTAGACCTGGCCGACCTCGTAGCGCAGGAAGCGGGTCACCTCGATGCCCGCCTCGGCGAGCACCTGCTTGACCGACTTCTTGTTGTCGGCGACCGACGCCTGCTCCAGCAGGACGTAGTCCTTGAAGAAGGCGTTGACCCGACCATCGACGATCTTGGACAGGGCGGCCTCGGGCTTGCCCTCCTCGCGGGCGGTCTGCTCGGCGATGCGGCGCTCGGACTCCACAACGTCGGCCGGCACCTCATCGCGGACCAGGTACTTCGGGCGCATCGCGGCGATCTGCATCGCCACGCCGCGCGCGTCCGCGTCGCCCGCCTCGTCGGACTTGCCGGCGTACTCCACCAGCACGCCCACGGCCGGCGGCAGGTCCTGGCTCTTGCGGTGCAGGTAGACGGCGACCGTGCCGTCGAGCGTGCCGAAGCGGTTGACCACGAGCTTTTCGCCGATCTTGGCAGACAGCTCCTGGACCGCGTCGGCGACCGTACGACCGTCGGCCAGCGTGGAGCCGAGCAGCCCTTCGGCGTTCGCGACCTTCGCCTGCTCGCCGTGCTCGACGAGCCGCTGGGCCAGCGCGACGAAGTCCTCGTTCTTCGCGACGAAGTCGGTCTCGCAGTTCAGCTCGAGCAGCGCCTTGCCGGAGTGCGCGACCAGGCCGTTGGCGGCGGTGCGCCCGGCCCGCTTGCCGACGTCCTTGGCACCCTTGACGCGCAGGACCTCGACAGCCTTGTCGAAGTCGCCCTCGGCCTCGTCGAGCGCCTTCTTGGCGTCCATCATGCCGGCGCCGGTGAGGTCGCGGAGCTTCTTGACGTCCGCGGCGGTGAAGTTGGCCATGACTCTCTCTTTGTGTCGGTTTGGGTCTGCTGGGGTGGGCGATTACTCGGCGGCGGCCGGCTCGGGCGCGGGCGCGGGCGCATCTGCCACGGGCGCAGGCGCAGGCGCAGCGGGCGCGGGCGCAGCCGCAGCGGGCTCGTCCGCCTTCTTCTCCGTGTCCTCGAGCAGCTCGCGCTCCCACTCGGGCAGCGGCTCGTCGGCGCCGACCACGCCGGGCTCGGGCTTCTCCTCGGCGCCGCTGCGGGTGGCGCGGCCGGAGCGGGCGATCAGGCCGTCGGCGACGGCGGTCGCGACCACCTTGGTCAGCAGCTCGGCCGAGCGGATCGCGTCGTCGTTGCCCGGGATCGGGAAGTCGACCTCGTCCGGGTCGCAGTTGGTGTCGAGCACCGCGATGACCGGAATGCCCAGCTTGCGGGCCTCGTCGACGGCGATGTGCTCCTTCTTGGTGTCGACCACCCAGATCGCCGCGGGCACCTTCTGCATGTCACGCAGGCCGCCCAGCGTACGGCTCAGCTTGTCCTTCTCCCGGGACAGCTGCAGGGTCTCCTTCTTGGTGTACCCCTGCGCGGTGCCGGTGAGGTCGAGCGACTCCAGCTCCTTCATCCGCTGCAGCCGCTTGTAGACCGTCTGGAAGTTGGTGAGCATGCCGCCCAGCCAGCGGTGGTTGACGTACGGCTGGCCCACCCGGGTCGCCTGCTCGGCGATCGCCTCCTGGGCCTGCTTCTTCGTGCCGACGAACAGGATGCTGCCGCCCTCGGCGACAGTGTTGCGGATGAAGTCGTACGCCTTCTCGATGTAGTCGAGCGTCTGGCGCAGGTCGATGATGTAGATACCGTTGCGCTCGGTGAAGATGAAGCGCTTCATCTTCGGGTTCCAGCGGCGCGTCTGGTGCCCGAAGTGGACACCGCTCTCCAGCAGCTGGCGCATGGTCACTACGGCCATGGTGGGGTGCTCCTCGTTTGTCCCTGGTTGTCACGCCCGACCGGTCGGTCAGGCGTCCTGGCGCCTGATCGCCGGCCAGAGTGGACCCGATCAAGATCGGGACCAGGGGACCGTCGCCCCATTGGCAGAGCCGTGGGGAGGGCGCGCGAGGTCGACCACCGAAAGGCGGTCGCCAGTTGCCCAGTGTACGCCCCTCCTCCCCCGCCCTCCGCCTCCCCCGCCCTCCGCCTCCCCCTCACCCGCGCCGCCCGCGCTCCCCCGCCCGCGCCGCCCGCGCTCCCCGCGCCTCTCCTCGTCGATCAAGGGCAAACGGTCGTGCTTTGATCTCCGATCCACGACCGTTTGCCCTTGATCGACGCGAAAGTCCTTGATCGACGGGGCGGCTCAGGGCCGTGGGGCCTCGGGGCGGTGAGCGGACGCGCTAGGGCGGGGGCGGGCGCGCGGCGGAGGCTAGGCCGCTAGGGCGGCGGCGACGAGGAGTACCAGGGACACCGTGAGGTACGCCGTGGGTGGCCGGAGCCACGCCTGTACGCCCCCGCCCGCCTCGCTCGGCAACCGGTTCGCGCCGGTGACCAGCGCGTACAGCCCCACCGCCAGCATCGGCAGGCCGACCACCAGGAACGTCCCTGCCACCACCCCGGACGGCACCACCGGCCCGCCGACGGCAGCGTCGGCGAGGACCCGGATCGCGGGGATCTCGAAGAGCAGCGCGAGCACCCCGAAGAGGATGGCCGTCGCCGGCCTGCGCGTCCGGTAGACGCCGTCACCCACCGGCGCGACCGGGGCCGGCGGGCGGCGCAGCGCTGACCGGTCGAGGGGTTCGGCGTGGAACCGCTGCGGCTCCGGGCCGGGCGGCGGGTCGGCCGGGCGCGGGGACACGGACGCGACCTGGCCGGTCGGCTCTTCGATCGGGCGGGTGTGGTCGGGGGCGGACACCGGCGGCGGACCAAAGGCCGCAGCCGGTCCACCAAAGGCCGCCTCTGCCGGCTGCGCGCCGACGACCGGCTCCCCGGGCGCTCCCGCGAAGGTGGGCGACCCCGCGAACGCGGGTGATCCGCCGAAGGCGGGCGACCCCCCGAAAGCCGGTGCACCGCCGGAGGCCGGAGCGCCGTACGCCGGAGCGCCGTACGCCGGAGCGCCGTACGCCGGTGCCCCGTACGCCTGCCCGGCGAGGGGGTCGGGCTCCAACTCGTCGCCGCTTCCGCGCGGCCCTGGGAGCCGGTAGCCCTCCCACTCCGGCTCGGCGTAACCGCGGTCACCGCCGTACCAGCCGCGCTGGCCGTCGTCCGGGTAGTTCCGTTGTGGGTCCACGGCCGCACCGTATGCGACCAGCGGATTTCCCGCCACCTCCCGCCAGCAGGGACGGCAACCCGCAGTGATCATGAGGTTAGCGTCGGAGAGAGCGTTTGCCCCGACGCTAACTTCATGATCACCGATGAGTGCGGGTGCCATTGTGATCGTGATCGCTGCGGCGCTGGCCGGCGAAGCGGCACGATCGCGACATGAGCACCCCACGAAAGCGCGCCGCCGGCGCGTCACGCTTCCGCGGGGACCCCGCTTGACGGCCGCGGAGGCGCTGGCGCTGGCGCGGATGTTCCGGCACTTCGGTAGCAAGGAGTTTCGCGGACACTCCGAGCGCTACGAGTACCTGTCCGGCGTGATCGCCGACCGGCCGGAGCTCGCCGCGCCGCTGCTGGCCGCCCCGCCCGGCCAGCGCCTCGCGATCCTCTACTTCGCCGCCGTCCAGTACCTCCTGCGCACCGCGGCTCCCGAGCACCCGCTCACCGCGTACCTCCCGACGCTCGGCGGCTCGCGTGGCGTGGACGGCGAGCTGCCGGCGGCGCTGGCGGACCTCGTGGCCGCGCACGGCGACGCGCTGACCGCGCTGTGCGCGACCAGGACGACCCAGACGAACGAGGCGCGGCGGGCCGCGCTGCTGCGGCCCGGCTTCGGCCGGGCCACCGAGCTGCTCGGCCGGCCTCTCGGCCTGGTCGAGTTGGGCACCAGCGCCGGGCTCCTGCTGCTGAGCGACCGGTACGCCTGCGAGTATCGCCGCGGCGCCCGGGTGGAGACCTACGGGCCGGCGGGCGCGCTGACCGTCACGTGTGAGGTGCGCGGCGAGCGGTGGCCGGAGCCCGCCGCGACCGCCCTGACGATCGCGGACCGGGTCGGCATCGACCTGGCACCGATCGACCCCACCGATCCGCGCGCCACGGACTGGCTGCGCGCCTGCGTCTGGCCGGAGCAGACCGACCGGCTGGCCCGGCTCGACGCGGCGCTCGCCGAGGTGGCGAGCGTCCGGCCGCGGCTGCTGACCGGCGACATGGTGGACACGCTCCCCATCGTACTGTCCACTCTGGACGATGATGTGGTGCCGTGCGTCTTCTCCTCCAACGCCGTGACGTATCTGTCCAGTCAGGACCAACGCCGCCTCGTCGCGACGCTGGCCGAGGCCGGCGCCCGGCGGGACCTCGCCATGGTCCTCAACGAGGCGTCACAGTGCGGCGCGGAGCTCTTCACCGGCCAGCGACCGGTGCAGGCGGGGCCGCGCGGGGTGCTGGCCGTCGGGCTGCTCACGCTGGTCATGTGGCGCGGCGGCCGGGCGTCCGTCGAGGTCCTGGCCCGGACCGGCCCGCACGGCCAGTGGCTGGAGTGGACCCCTCAGGAGTACGTCTACGCGCCGCGCTTATAGCACAGCGACAGCATGATTGTCCGGCTGTCCACAGGGCACCCGGTTATCCACATGTCGATCATGAAGGGCTTCCCTCGCGAACGGCGTGTGCCCACCCTCGACCCCATGACGACGGCGACATTGGCGGTCGGCGCGTACGGTGAGCGGCTGGCCGTGGCGCACCTGATCGACGCGGGGATGCGGATCGTCGCGCGCAACTGGCGGTGCTCCGACGGCGAGATCGACATCATCGCCTGGGACGGCGACGACCTCGTCTTCTGCGAGGTGAAGACCAGACGCAGGCTGACGTTCGGGCCACCCGCCGAGGCGGTGAGCGTGGCGAAGGCCAGGCGGTTGCGCCGGCTGGCCCTGCTGTGGCTGACGCGGCACGACGTGCACCCGCGTGAGCTCCGTTTCGACGTCGTGTCGGTGCTGCCGCAACGGCGGGGCGCGGCGCGCGTCGAGCACCTGCGCGGAGCCTTCTGATGTCGTACGCGAAGGTGCTGTCCGTCGGGCTCGTCGGGGTGACCGGCCACCTCGTCGAGGTCGAGGCCGACCTCTCGCCGGGCCTGCCGGCGCTCGTGCTGTCCGGGCTGCCCGACACCGCTCTCCACGAGGCGCGCGACCGCGTGCGGGCCGCGATCACCAACTCCGGGCAGCGGTGGCCCGGCCAGCGCATCACGGTCAACCTGCTGCCCGCCACGCTGCGCAAGACCGGGTCGGCCTTCGACCTCGCCATCGCCACCGTGTTGCTGGGCGGGGCGGGTGAGCTGGCGCTGGCCGCGTTCGACGGCGTGGCCCTCCTCGGTGAGTTGGGGCTCGACGGCACCGTGCGTCCGGTGCGCGGGGCGCTGCCGATGGTCGCCGCGGCCGCCCGTGCCGGGATCACCCGCGTCGTGGTGCCGTTCGGCAACGCGGAGGAGGCGGCCGTGGTGCCCGGCATCGAGGTCAAGGCCGTCGACACGCTGCACCGGCTAGTGGCGTACGTGCGGGACGGCGAGGAGCTGCTCGACCCGCCGGCACCCCGGGCGGAAGCCCCGCCGGACGGGCCCGATCTCGCCGACGTGGCGGGGCAGGCGTTGGGGCGGCGGGCGATCGAGGTGGCCGCGGCGGGCGGGCACCACATCGCGCTGCTGGGCCCACCGGGCGCCGGCAAAACGATGCTGGCCGAGCGGCTGCCGTCGATCCTGCCCGAGCTCGACGACGAGGCCGCGCTGGAGGTGACCGCGCTGCACTCGATCGCCGGCGTGCTGCCGCCGGGCGGGCGGTTGCTGCGCCGACCGCCCTTCCAGGCGCCGCACCACACCGCCACGGTCCAGTCGCTGGTCGGCGGCGGGTCGGGGTTGGCCCGGCCGGGCGCCCTTTCGCTGGCTCATCGGGGCGTGCTCTTCCTGGACGAGGCCGCCGAGTTCACCGGCCGCTCGCTCGACGCGCTGCGCCAGCCGCTGGAAATGGGCCGGGTGCTCCTGCGCCGGGCGAATGGTGGCACCGAATACCCGGCCCGCGTCCAACTGGTCCTGGCGGCCAATCCTTGCCCGTGCGCGAAGCCGGCCGGCGATGCCTTCTGCGAGTGCAGCCCGCAGGTGCGCCGGCGCTACCTCGGCCGGTTGTCCGGCCCGCTGCTGGACCGGATCGACGTGCAGGTCACGCTTACCCCGCTCGGCGCGGCGGAGCTGATGGCGGTCGGTACGCCCGGCGAGCCGTCCGCCGTGGTGGCCGACCGGGTGGCCAAGGCCAGAGCGGCCGCCGTGGCGCGCTGGTCCGCCCGCGGCTGGCGGGCGAACGCCGAGGCCCCCGGCCCGGCGCTGCGCGAGCAGCCGTGGCGGTTGCCGGCGTCCGACACCCTCGCCCTGCGCCAGCGCCTCGACCACGGGTCGCTGTCGGCCCGCGGGTTCGACCGGATCGTCCGCATGGCGTGGACCATCGCCGACCTCGACGGCCGCCACCGCCCCGACAAGGAAGACATCGCCGAGGCGACCCAACTCCGGACGGGAGTGAGCCCGTGAGCGCGCGCAGCGGCGCCGCGACGCCTTCGCGGCGGCGCCACCAACCTCGACCAACACCGGACATTGCCGCCGTCGCGAAGGCGTCGCTTTGGGGCGCCGCTGCGCGCGCGAACCAGGAGGCAGCGTGCGCACGCAGCGGCGCCGCGACGCCTTCGCGGCGGCGCCACGAACCTCGACCAACACCGAACATCGCCGCCGTCGCGAAGGCGTCGCCTTGGGGCGGCGCTGCGCGCGCGAACCAGGAGGCGCCGTGAGCACGCGCCACGACCACGTCCGGTTGGCCCGCATCGCGCTGCACTGGCTGGTGGAGCCCGGCAACGAGACGGTGCACCGGATGGTCAACGCCAACGGTCCGATCCGCGCCTTGGAGCGCCTGGTCGAGGGAGACGCCCTCGACGGCGAGTTGCGCGGCGCGGTCGCCGCCCGCATGCAGACCGGCAACCCGCACGAGATCGCCGAGGCGGCGATCGCCCGCGCCGAGCGGCTGGGTGCCCGCATCGTGGTGCCCGAGGACGGGGAGTGGCCGCAGCCCGTACGGGACCTGACGCGGCTGCTGGGGCGCACCGCGGACAGCCGGGTCGACCGCGACCTCGCGCCGCCGCTGTGCCTCTGGGTGCGCGGCGCCCCGCCCCTGGACGAGGCGCTCGACCGCTCGGTCGCGGTGGTCGGCGCGCGGGCGGCCACGAGCTATGGCGAGCATGTGGCGACGACGTTGGCGTACCAGCTCGCCGAGCGGGAGTGGACCATCGTGTCCGGCGGGGCGTACGGCATCGACGCGGCCGCCCACCGCGGCGCGCTGTCGGCCGGCGGGCTGACAGTGGCGGTGCTCGCCTGTGGCGTCGATCGTCCGTATCCGGCGGGCAACACCGCGCTCTTCGACCGGATCGCCGAGTCGGGGCTGCTCATCAGCGAGTGGCCGCCGGGCTCCGATCCTTTGCGCCACCGCTTCCTGATCCGCAACCGGGTGATCGCCGCGGCGACCCGCGGGACGGTGGTCGTCGAGGCGTCGGCGCGCAGCGGCGCAAGCCAGACGCTGCGGCGGGCGCGGGCGCTGGGCCGCCGGCCGATGGTGGTGCCCGGCCCGGTGACCTCGGCGATGTCGGTCGGGTGCCACGAGATGCTGCGCGACCACCCGGAGGTGCGCCTGGTGACCGGCATCGACCACGTGCTGGAGGAGATCGGCCCCATCGGCGAGCTGGCGCCGCGGCCGCGCGGGGTGGAGCGCCCGCATGACGTCCTGGACGCCGAGTCCGCCCTGGTGCTGGAGTCGGTGCCCCGGCGTGGAGCCGCCGGCCTCGACGAGTTGGCCGCGCGCGCCGGCATCGACGTGCGTACGACGATGCGCAAGCTGACCCTGCTGGAGAGCCTCGGCTTCCTCACCCGCCGGGAGGGCGGGTACGCGCTGGCGACAAAGGCGCGCGCGACCAGCAAGACAGCCACCAAGACGGCCAAGGGAGCCAAGGCGGCGAGGTCGAGCGGCGCGGCGCCTTGACATCCGGCCGCCCCGGCCCGGACGGTCGGGGATGTGAAGCGCAAGAGCGTCAGCATCCGGGCGATCCACGAAGGGCTGCCGGAGCCGATGCGCGACGCGGTCGACGACTTCGCGCGCCACCTCGCCAGCGTGGAAAACCGCTCGGTCCACACCGTCCGGGCATACGTCGGGGATGTGGTGTCGCTGCTCGACCACGCGGCTCTCATGGGCTGCGGAGCGCCCGGTGACCTCGACATCGCCGTGTTGCGGAGCTGGCTGGCGAAGCTGCGCACGCTCGGCGCGGCCCGTACGTCGTTGGCGCGCCGGGCGGCCTCGGCACGCACGTTCAGCGCGTGGGCGCATCGGGGCGAGTTGCTCGCGGTCGACGTGGGTGCTCAGCTCGCCAGCCCTAAGGCGCACCGGGACCTGCCCACCGTGTTGCGCGCCGAGCAGGCCGAGGCGCTGGTGCAGGCACCCGGCGACGAGGCTTCCCCGGTGCTGCTGCGCGACCGGGTCGTGCTGGAGTTGCTCTACGCCACCGGCATCCGGGTCAGCGAGCTGTGCGGCCTGGACGTGGCCGACGTCGACCGCGGGCGGCGGGTGGTCCGGGTGTTCGGCAAGGGCGGCAAGGAGCGATCCGTCCCTTATGGACTTCCGGCGGAGGAGGCGCTCGACGGCTGGCTGCGGCTGGGCCGGGGCGCGCTCACGGGCCCGGACAGCGGCGACGCGCTGCTGCTGGGCGCGCGCGGCGGCCGGCTCCAGGCGACGATCGCGCGCCGGGTGGTGAGCGGGTACGCCCGCGCGGCCGGCCTGCCCCACGTCAGCCCGCACGGGCTGCGCCACTCCGCCGCCACCCACCTGCTCGAAGGCGGTGCCGACCTGCGCGCGGTGCAGGAGTTGCTGGGCCACGCGAGCCTGTCCTCCACGCAGATCTACACGCACGTCTCCGTGGAGCGTCTCCGGGCCGCGTACCGCCAGGCACACCCCCGCGCGTAGCCTCCCACCACATGGCACTCATCGAAGGCGTCGAGGTCTCCTGGGACCGGCGGCACGAGTGCTTTTCCCTCGACCCGGCCGTGAGCTACCTCAACCACGGTGCGCGCGGCGCCGTGCCCGTCGCCGCGCAGCGGGCCCTGCAGCGGCTGCGCGACGAGGCCGAGGCCAACCCGATCCGGTTCTTTCGCGACCTGCCCGAGCGGATCGCCCACACCCGCCGGCACCTCGCCGCCTTCCTGGGTGCCGATCCGGACGGCGCCGCGCTGGTCGGCAACACCACCGCGGGCGCGGCCATCGTGTTGCAGTCGCTGGGCCTGCGCCCCGGCGACGAGGTCCTGCTGACCGACCACCGGTACGGCGCGGTCGCGTTCACCGCCGAGCGGGAGGGCCGGCGCACCGGGGCGTCCACGCGCACGGTTGACGTGCCGCTCGACGCCACCGACGACGAGGTCACCGCGCGGGTGGCGGACGCGCTGCGCCCGGGGCGTACGAGGCTGCTGGTCGTGGACCACATCGCGTCGGCGACGGCCCGGCTGTTTCCGGTGGAGCAGGTCGCCGCGGTGGCCCGGGCGGCCGGGGTGCCCGTGCTGGTCGACGGTGCCCACGTGCCGGGGATGCTGCCGGTACGCGTCGACGCGATCGGCGCCGACTTCTGGGTGGGCAACCTGCACAAGTGGGCGTACGCGCCGCGCGGCACCGCCCTGCTCAGTGTCGCGCCGCGGTGGCGGGACCGGATCGACCCGCTGGCCGTCTCGTGGGAGCAGGATGCCGGGTTCCCGGCCCGGGTGGAGTGGCAGGGCACGCTGGACTACACGCCGTGGCTGGCCGCGCCGACCGGGCTCTTCGCGCTGCGGACGCTCGGCGTGGACCGGGTGCGTGAGCACAACGCGGGGCTGGCCGCGTACGGGCAGCGGGTGGTCGGGGCCGCGCTCGGCGTGGCGCCCGGCGACCTGCCCGGCCCGGGCGGGGCCCTGCCGGCTGGCGTCGCCATGCGGATCGTGCCGCTGCCGGCCGGCGTGGCCGCCACCGTCCCGGATGCGGAGGCGCTGGAGGTGCGCATCGCCGACGAGGTGGGCGCGATGGTCGCCGTCATGGCCTGGGACGGCCGGGGTTGGCTGCGCCTGTGCGGGCAGGTCTACAACCGCCGGGAGGAGTACGACCGCCTGGCCGAGCGCCTGCCCGCGCTGCTGAGCGGCAACAGTCGCACCCGGCCCAATCCCAGCAGCGCCAGCGGATCCAGGTAGGCGTCGCCGCGGCGCAGGCCCCAGTGCAGGCACGCCGCCTCGGGACAGCCCGGGTGGCCGGCCGTGAGCAGGCCGATCTGGTCGCCCACGGCTACCCGGTCACCGGTCCGCACGGTGGGCTCGACCGGCTCGTACGTGGTGCGGAGACCGTTCGGGTGCGCCACGCTGACGACGCCCCGGCCGGCCACCGTGCCGGCGAAGTGCACGACGCCCGTGCCGGCGGCCCGGACCGGGGCTCCCGCCGGGGCCGCCAGGTCGACGCCGCGATGCCCCGGCAGCCACGGCGCCGGGGCGGGTCGAAGCGCCGCACCACCCGCGGCACCCCGTCCAGCGGCCACCGGAAGGAAGCCGCCGGCGC
Coding sequences within:
- a CDS encoding tyrosine recombinase XerC; the protein is MRDAVDDFARHLASVENRSVHTVRAYVGDVVSLLDHAALMGCGAPGDLDIAVLRSWLAKLRTLGAARTSLARRAASARTFSAWAHRGELLAVDVGAQLASPKAHRDLPTVLRAEQAEALVQAPGDEASPVLLRDRVVLELLYATGIRVSELCGLDVADVDRGRRVVRVFGKGGKERSVPYGLPAEEALDGWLRLGRGALTGPDSGDALLLGARGGRLQATIARRVVSGYARAAGLPHVSPHGLRHSAATHLLEGGADLRAVQELLGHASLSSTQIYTHVSVERLRAAYRQAHPRA
- the rpsB gene encoding 30S ribosomal protein S2; translated protein: MAVVTMRQLLESGVHFGHQTRRWNPKMKRFIFTERNGIYIIDLRQTLDYIEKAYDFIRNTVAEGGSILFVGTKKQAQEAIAEQATRVGQPYVNHRWLGGMLTNFQTVYKRLQRMKELESLDLTGTAQGYTKKETLQLSREKDKLSRTLGGLRDMQKVPAAIWVVDTKKEHIAVDEARKLGIPVIAVLDTNCDPDEVDFPIPGNDDAIRSAELLTKVVATAVADGLIARSGRATRSGAEEKPEPGVVGADEPLPEWERELLEDTEKKADEPAAAAPAPAAPAPAPVADAPAPAPEPAAAE
- a CDS encoding YifB family Mg chelatase-like AAA ATPase, which codes for MSYAKVLSVGLVGVTGHLVEVEADLSPGLPALVLSGLPDTALHEARDRVRAAITNSGQRWPGQRITVNLLPATLRKTGSAFDLAIATVLLGGAGELALAAFDGVALLGELGLDGTVRPVRGALPMVAAAARAGITRVVVPFGNAEEAAVVPGIEVKAVDTLHRLVAYVRDGEELLDPPAPRAEAPPDGPDLADVAGQALGRRAIEVAAAGGHHIALLGPPGAGKTMLAERLPSILPELDDEAALEVTALHSIAGVLPPGGRLLRRPPFQAPHHTATVQSLVGGGSGLARPGALSLAHRGVLFLDEAAEFTGRSLDALRQPLEMGRVLLRRANGGTEYPARVQLVLAANPCPCAKPAGDAFCECSPQVRRRYLGRLSGPLLDRIDVQVTLTPLGAAELMAVGTPGEPSAVVADRVAKARAAAVARWSARGWRANAEAPGPALREQPWRLPASDTLALRQRLDHGSLSARGFDRIVRMAWTIADLDGRHRPDKEDIAEATQLRTGVSP
- the tsf gene encoding translation elongation factor Ts, giving the protein MANFTAADVKKLRDLTGAGMMDAKKALDEAEGDFDKAVEVLRVKGAKDVGKRAGRTAANGLVAHSGKALLELNCETDFVAKNEDFVALAQRLVEHGEQAKVANAEGLLGSTLADGRTVADAVQELSAKIGEKLVVNRFGTLDGTVAVYLHRKSQDLPPAVGVLVEYAGKSDEAGDADARGVAMQIAAMRPKYLVRDEVPADVVESERRIAEQTAREEGKPEAALSKIVDGRVNAFFKDYVLLEQASVADNKKSVKQVLAEAGIEVTRFLRYEVGQV
- the dprA gene encoding DNA-processing protein DprA, with translation MGRRCAREPGGAVSTRHDHVRLARIALHWLVEPGNETVHRMVNANGPIRALERLVEGDALDGELRGAVAARMQTGNPHEIAEAAIARAERLGARIVVPEDGEWPQPVRDLTRLLGRTADSRVDRDLAPPLCLWVRGAPPLDEALDRSVAVVGARAATSYGEHVATTLAYQLAEREWTIVSGGAYGIDAAAHRGALSAGGLTVAVLACGVDRPYPAGNTALFDRIAESGLLISEWPPGSDPLRHRFLIRNRVIAAATRGTVVVEASARSGASQTLRRARALGRRPMVVPGPVTSAMSVGCHEMLRDHPEVRLVTGIDHVLEEIGPIGELAPRPRGVERPHDVLDAESALVLESVPRRGAAGLDELAARAGIDVRTTMRKLTLLESLGFLTRREGGYALATKARATSKTATKTAKGAKAARSSGAAP
- a CDS encoding DUF2332 domain-containing protein, translating into MTAAEALALARMFRHFGSKEFRGHSERYEYLSGVIADRPELAAPLLAAPPGQRLAILYFAAVQYLLRTAAPEHPLTAYLPTLGGSRGVDGELPAALADLVAAHGDALTALCATRTTQTNEARRAALLRPGFGRATELLGRPLGLVELGTSAGLLLLSDRYACEYRRGARVETYGPAGALTVTCEVRGERWPEPAATALTIADRVGIDLAPIDPTDPRATDWLRACVWPEQTDRLARLDAALAEVASVRPRLLTGDMVDTLPIVLSTLDDDVVPCVFSSNAVTYLSSQDQRRLVATLAEAGARRDLAMVLNEASQCGAELFTGQRPVQAGPRGVLAVGLLTLVMWRGGRASVEVLARTGPHGQWLEWTPQEYVYAPRL
- a CDS encoding aminotransferase class V-fold PLP-dependent enzyme → MALIEGVEVSWDRRHECFSLDPAVSYLNHGARGAVPVAAQRALQRLRDEAEANPIRFFRDLPERIAHTRRHLAAFLGADPDGAALVGNTTAGAAIVLQSLGLRPGDEVLLTDHRYGAVAFTAEREGRRTGASTRTVDVPLDATDDEVTARVADALRPGRTRLLVVDHIASATARLFPVEQVAAVARAAGVPVLVDGAHVPGMLPVRVDAIGADFWVGNLHKWAYAPRGTALLSVAPRWRDRIDPLAVSWEQDAGFPARVEWQGTLDYTPWLAAPTGLFALRTLGVDRVREHNAGLAAYGQRVVGAALGVAPGDLPGPGGALPAGVAMRIVPLPAGVAATVPDAEALEVRIADEVGAMVAVMAWDGRGWLRLCGQVYNRREEYDRLAERLPALLSGNSRTRPNPSSASGSR
- a CDS encoding YraN family protein; translated protein: MTTATLAVGAYGERLAVAHLIDAGMRIVARNWRCSDGEIDIIAWDGDDLVFCEVKTRRRLTFGPPAEAVSVAKARRLRRLALLWLTRHDVHPRELRFDVVSVLPQRRGAARVEHLRGAF